The proteins below are encoded in one region of Serratia symbiotica:
- the moeA gene encoding molybdopterin molybdotransferase MoeA encodes MDHCSTSDLISLEQALDNMLSQLSPLQQTESITLTAAAGRITATPVISPIDVPPFDNAAMDGYAVRIAELPANAPLPVSGKAFAGVAFNGEWSANSCIRIMTGAPIPAGADAVIMQEQAEVNEQGVRFNAVVHAGQHIRLAGEDIRQGAEVLPAGVMLGATQLPLLASLGVAKVQVIRKLKVAIFSTGDELQPIGQPLQPDQIYDTNRFAVHLMLSQLGCEVIDLGIIRDTPNALRAAFQQADSQADVVISSGGVSVGEADYTQQILDELGQVNFGKLAIKPGKPFAFGKLSKAWFCGLPGNPVSAVLTFYQLVQPLLAKLAGHSGWHLPPRLTARALTPLKKTPGRLDFQRGVFSSNAQGELEVSTTGHQGSHVFSSYSQGNCFIVLERERGSVAVGERVKIEPFNALLRS; translated from the coding sequence ATGGATCATTGCTCTACTTCTGACCTTATCTCGCTGGAGCAGGCGCTGGATAACATGCTCAGCCAGCTTTCCCCCCTGCAACAGACCGAATCCATCACCCTGACCGCCGCCGCTGGCCGCATTACCGCCACGCCAGTGATTTCCCCGATCGACGTACCGCCGTTTGACAATGCGGCAATGGACGGTTACGCGGTGCGCATCGCTGAGCTGCCCGCCAACGCGCCGCTGCCGGTCTCCGGCAAAGCTTTTGCCGGCGTAGCGTTCAACGGTGAATGGTCAGCCAACAGTTGCATACGCATCATGACCGGTGCCCCTATTCCAGCCGGTGCCGATGCGGTGATCATGCAGGAACAGGCTGAGGTGAACGAGCAAGGGGTACGCTTCAATGCTGTGGTGCACGCCGGACAACATATCCGGCTGGCGGGTGAAGACATTCGCCAGGGCGCAGAGGTGCTCCCAGCCGGCGTTATGCTGGGAGCAACACAGTTGCCGCTGCTGGCCTCACTCGGCGTTGCCAAAGTGCAGGTGATACGCAAACTGAAGGTGGCGATCTTCTCCACTGGTGACGAGTTACAGCCGATCGGCCAGCCGCTACAACCCGACCAAATCTATGATACCAACCGTTTTGCCGTGCACCTGATGCTATCGCAACTGGGTTGCGAGGTGATCGACCTGGGCATCATCCGCGACACCCCCAACGCGTTGCGCGCCGCTTTCCAACAAGCCGACAGCCAGGCTGATGTGGTGATCAGTAGCGGTGGCGTGTCAGTAGGAGAAGCCGATTACACCCAGCAGATACTGGACGAGTTGGGCCAAGTCAACTTTGGGAAGTTGGCGATCAAACCCGGTAAGCCTTTCGCCTTCGGCAAATTAAGCAAGGCCTGGTTTTGCGGCCTACCGGGCAACCCGGTTTCTGCCGTGCTGACGTTCTATCAGTTGGTGCAGCCGCTGCTGGCCAAACTCGCTGGTCACAGTGGTTGGCATTTACCGCCACGCCTAACTGCACGGGCGTTAACCCCATTGAAGAAAACGCCCGGCCGCCTCGACTTCCAACGCGGTGTATTCAGCAGTAACGCCCAGGGTGAACTGGAAGTCAGCACCACCGGTCATCAGGGTTCGCATGTGTTCAGTTCTTACAGCCAAGGCAACTGCTTTATCGTGCTAGAGCGCGAACGTGGTTCGGTCGCTGTGGGTGAAAGGGTCAAGATTGAACCGTTCAATG